The Glandiceps talaboti chromosome 1, keGlaTala1.1, whole genome shotgun sequence genome has a segment encoding these proteins:
- the LOC144432610 gene encoding short transient receptor potential channel 4-like — MAASRTSKELVYLEAAVSGNINVLETILKNKSGFNLNIINSKGKTALQLAIENGRIEVVDLLLHHGIEVGDSLLHAVNSKCQKAVQLLLNYSKGKEMVNAHASKSSHCFHQDMTPIILAAQQNNYDVIKLLIDNGALPIELTSHQSEKHTIQHCVGTLNIYKALASEAYISIIVLEDEEGSDLFQRIFELCRKLRLESSDEYEFRKQYLEIAARCEQFSADLLGQTQDTDELGTILNHDSNGYSKHTIIGNRPLNVLYAVNRNQKKFVCHPHCQQYLIELWYRNLKHWRDAGAITSVVISAMIVLLFPVLSLVYIILPYGKFGIFMRIPYIKFLMHTASYLFFLFLLLITTDKSMVSVGLEDNCKSYYVDAQRLESHQCGLRPTTFEILIMLWIVGMTWREIKELWNEGLRVYVNDIWNAVDFVQLGLYWAWIALRTTAYLTVTRGTDNADSITVGRYYSHSNDSHYRVDGGHICWRCQITTNYTNVEVEPVFIDVLYTSARKDWGHSDPTLIANYIIAFANVISVIRFLRIMVIHEYIGQLQISFSKMFKDIILFLFIFTIVWIAFALGMTQLYQHYTADAEIMCLKNGGLYEECASRPFSSVSESLRTLFWSVYGLFSLQSLEVDANQPLTELFGEMLFAGYYITAVVILLNLLIALMDNTYTNIVGNADMEWKFARTEMWMDYFRHGATLPPPFNIIPGTKSIRHFFRRYFYVISNCKTDNGTKHTVCKHLIRRYFAEKYSSSDQAVDSDDKVTGELMAIKQDISTMRCQIYGVIQHLENATDQFNKSNAMIYRQLQGLIDTIEPEGNQKQTLI, encoded by the exons ATGGCTGCAAGCCGAACATCGAAGGAACTAGTATATCTAGAAGCTGCAGTAAGTGGTAACATTAATGTGCTGGAAACAATTCTGAAAAATAAATCCGGATTCAACCTTAATATCATTAATTCAAAAGGGAAGACAGCATTACAACTTGCTATTGAAAATGGACGCATAG AAGTGGTAGATTTACTGTTACACCATGGCATTGAAGTTGGTGACTCACTACTGCATGCTGTTAATAGTAAATGTCAAAAGGCTGTGCAATTACTATTGAATTATTCCAAG GGCAAAGAAATGGTCAATGCCCATGCGAGCAAAAGCAGCCATTGTTTCCATCAAGATATGACACCCATTATCCTGGCAGCCCAGCAGAATAATTATGACGTAATCAAG TTACTGATAGACAATGGAGCCTTACCTATTGAACTTACAAGTCATCAGAGTGAAAAACATACCATACAGCACTGTGTTGGTAcgttaaatatttacaaagccCTTGCTAGTGAAGCatatatttcaattattgtaCTTGAGGATGAAGAAGGCTCTGACCTGTTCCAGAGAATTTTCGAG TTATGTCGTAAACTTAGACTCGAGAGCTCAGATGAGTATGAATTTCGAAAGCAATATCTTGAAATAGCAGCACGATGTGAACAGTTTTCAGCCGATTTGCTTGGTCAGACACAAGACACAGACGAACTGGGAACTATATTGAACCATGATTCAAATGGGTATAGTAAACATACTATCATTGGGAATCGACCATTAAATGTGTTGTACGCTGTTAATAGAAACCAGAAAAAG TTTGTTTGCCACCCGCACTGCCAACAATATTTGATCGAACTGTGGTATAGGAACCTAAAGCATTGGCGCGATGCTGGGGCAATTACAAGTGTTGTAATCTCAGCAATGATAGTGTTGTTATTTCCTGTCCTGAGCcttgtttacattattttaccTTATGGAAAGTTTGGAATATTCATGAGAATACC GTATATCAAGTTTTTGATGCACACTGCATCATATCTGTTTTTCCTATTTCTACTATTGATAACAACTGACAAGTCGATGGTTTCAGTCGGATTGGAGGATAACTGTAAATCATACTATGTGGATGCTCAACGATTAGAAAGCCACCAATGTGGTCTTAGACCGACAACATTTGAAATCCTAATAATGTTATGGATTGTCG GAATGACATGGCGAGAGATCAAAGAACTGTGGAATGAAGGTCTCCGAGTATATGTTAATGACATCTGGAATGCGGTCGATTTTGTACAACTTGGCTTATATTGGGCATGGATTGCGCTCAGAACCACGGCTTACTTAACG GTTACCAGGGGAACTGACAATGCAGATTCTATAACTGTAGGACGCTATTATAGCCATAGCAATGATAGCCATTATCGAGTTGATGGTGGACACATATGTTGGAGATGTCAAATAACAACGAATTACACCAATGTCGAAGTTGAGCCAGTCTTCATCGATGTTTTGTACACGTCAGCCCGGAAAGATTGGGGCCACAGCGACCCGACTTTAATAGCGAACTACATTATTGCATTTGCAAACGTCATCAGCGTCATAAGATTCCTACGAATTATGGTAATACACGAGTATATAGGCCAATTACAGATCTCGTTCAGTAAGATGTTTAAAGACATCATTCTATTCCTGTTTATATTCACGATAGTGTGGATAGCCTTTGCCTTGGGGATGACTCAACTCTATCAGCACTACACAGCTGATGCGGAAATTATGTGTCTAAAAAACGGTGGATTGTACGAGGAGTGTGCATCACGACCCTTTTCAAG TGTTTCAGAATCGCTGAGGACATTATTTTGGTCAGTGTATGGATTGTTTAGTTTACAAAGTCTCGAAGTTGACGCAAACCAACCTTTAACGGAGTTGTTTGGAGAAATGTTGTTTGCTGGTTATTATATCACAGCAGTAGTTATTTTATTAAACCTACTGATTGCGTTGATGgacaacacatacacaaatattgtG GGAAATGCCGATATGGAATGGAAATTTGCACGGACTGAGATGTGGATGGATTACTTCCGACATGGAGCTACTTTACCACCACCCTTTAACATTATACCCGGAACCAAATCAATACGCCATTTCTTTCGACGTTACTTTTATGTCATTTCCAATTGCAAAACAGACAATGGAACAAAACAT ACGGTTTGCAAACATTTGATTCGTCGCTACTTTGCGGAGAAATATTCTTCATCCGATCAAGCAGTTGATAGCGATGATAAGGTGACAGGTGAACTAATGGCCATCAAACAAGACATCTCAACGATGCG ATGTCAAATCTATGGAGTGATACAACATTTGGAGAATGCCACTGATCAATTCAATAAGAGCAACGCCATGATATATCGGCAATTACAAGGACTAATCGACACAATAGAGCCCGAGGGGAATCAGAAGCAAACCCTGATCTAG